From Brassica rapa cultivar Chiifu-401-42 chromosome A06, CAAS_Brap_v3.01, whole genome shotgun sequence:
TGATTTCCTTTTTACTTCATGTTTATCTTTAAGTAGTTTTCCTATTTCCTTTAAGATAAGgatttgtactctttccatttatcTCTTCCTTGTAATCCCTATATAACGGAATACTTTGATTCAAGTAATAAACACACGATTTCCCCAATTGTtcacaacacgttatcagcatgATAGCCTCTAAATCCCTGAGACCTATATCGAAACCTAAAAGCCTAAACCGGCGACTCAACCTAAAACCCTAGACGTTCCGTGTTCGTTCTAAATCCTAGACGTCCTCAACACCGAACGTCCTCAGCTCTTGATCGCATCCTCAGCTCGCACACAAGAAGAACGCATCCGTCCGAGAACACCTCGCACCCGAGACAGCTCGCGTCCGTCCTCAGCTCGCGTCCGACTACATCCGCGACCCGATAGGAGGCAGCAAGCGTCCATCCGTCTCAGCTCGAAGTTTCATCCATTCTCAGGTGGTCCGGTTCTATACCTCTACGAAATAAAGGTATAAACATAATCTGAGAACCTAGATAAAGaacataaaccctaatccatAATTATGGAAACTATGTTCATGATGAAACCTAAAAGAAACTACAAGATTAAAATCGACAAACCTTATAACTAGAAAGATATATGATTCCACTAGAATATAATTGAATGATTGATTGATTAAATCTGAAATATGAGAAACCCTAATGAAggaatcgaaaaccctaaaccctaaagaaACTAGAATCCGATTTTAAGATTGTTCTTGcttgtttgttttcttgattGATCTGAGGTTTAAGATTGTTAGATTGTTTGATATAATCTAACTAAGTATACAAATACTTAAGGCCTTGAAACCTTAACATAAGTTTGATAGAATTTAAAAGATTGAAAACCCTAGGTATTATAAAAGAAGTAAGATTGCTTTACATGAATCCGAACATGGTATTGCATTCATCCTGTTATAAACAAGATCGACCAGCATATAGATCACACGAACTTAGGTTGCTTGCATTAGTAGACCTATATGGCCGTGTGGCTTATGATTGATAGCACCATGGTCGATTAGTATTGTTTTGAATATCATGAATGCGTAAGACATGTTGTGGCCGAGCTTGCTTATTATCATGCGGCCACATGATCACATTGTGAACCTAAAACTTTAAATGATAACGTGACTCAGATGTCGAAAATAGCAAACAGAGACTACGCAGCCCTTAATCTCTCCGGAGACAATTACTTGCAGTGGGCGCTAGATACAAGGATCAGTCTAAAGTCAAAGGGACTTGGTGATACTATCACCGAGGACAACAATGAGAATGAAAAGAATAGATACATGGCCATAAGCTTTATGCGCTATCATCTCATTGAAGGTCTAAAAGATCATTACATGACAATTGAAAATCCACTAGACCTTTGGAATGCTTTAAAGCATAGATATGATCACCAAAAGATGGTGTTACTTCCAAAGGCTAGGCACGACTGGATGCATCTGAGGTTCTTAGACTTCAAGTCCGTGGATGAGTAcaattcagccttgttcaaaaTAGTTTCAATACTAAGGCTTTGTGGTGAAGAAGTATCTGATATGATGATGCTTGAAAAGACCTACATGACTTTCAATCAGTCGAATTCAGTGTTGCAAGAGCAATATAGAACAAAAGGTTTTGCCACATATACTGATCTGATCTCGTGTCTACTTTTGGCCGAGACAAACAATGAGCTCCTGATGAAGAACAGTGGAGCCAGACCTGCCGGGACAGCACCATTACCCGAAGCCCATGAGATTGAAAAGAAAGATCCCAAAGAGAGCTACTACGCCCAAGATAACAAGAGACCACACGGCAATGGCTGTGGTGGATACAAGAGGCGTGGGCTTGACAACCCGAACGGCCGAGTCAGCTACTCGACCGGCCGGAAAGGAAACCACAATAATTGTGGTCGTGGTTCCAATTACGGCCGGGGCCGAGGCAGTTACGGCCGCGGACGAGGTGGCATATCCAAGCCATCTTACACGTCCAAGTCAGTATGCCACAGATGCGGGATGGACAACCATTGGGCCAAGAACTGTAGAACTCCTAAACACTTGTGCGACCTCTACCAAGAGAGCCTCAAGAACAAGAATCCGGAGACAAACATGATCCAAGAAACCGGTCATGATGACAAAAGACATGGATATGATGCTGATAAAGAATTCAACCAAGATGATCTAATGGACTTTGAAACTTCTGATTGTCTCAAGGACTAGTTTTCGAATCACTTGTCTTATTGCTTTATGTttttgatttggtgtttttattttatgtaatgacatttataataaagaaagttttaaagatcttatgaagtctctaagtttagaaattttatttatagaatgaATGATGAGATGAGTATACTTGTGGTGGATAGTGGCACAAGTCACACAATACTTAGAGACAAAAGGTACTTCATGAATCTCACAATGCAAAGTGCAAAGGTACATACCATTGCGGGTGAGGCTAGCCTGATTGAAGGTCACTGCCAGGCCTATGTGTTAATGCCTAAGGGCACTCACCTAGAAATAAAAACCGCCTTGTATTCCCCAAGCTCTAGAAGAAGCTTATTGAGTTTCAAAGATATAAGGTTGAATGGTTTCGATCTTGAAACATGGGAAGAAGGAAACAAGGAGATCCTTAATATAATTTCGATCACCAAAGGCAATAAGAAGATCCTAGAGACTATACCCGCAATGTCTATTGGTCTATACTATGCAAAGAtcagtatgatcgaggccaatgCCTCCGAGCTATTCACTTTATGGCATAACCGGCTTGGCCATCCCGAAACAGGAATGATGCGAAAATTGATGATGAATTCACAAGGGCACACGTTTAAAGGAGTGATCCCACACAATCTCACATGTGCAGCATGTTCACAAGGGAAACTCATAACTAGGCCATCACCAGCCAAGGCTAATAAAGAAACTTAAACTTTCTGGAAAGGATTCAAGGAGACATATGTGGACCAATACACCCACCTTGTGGGATGTTTAGATACTTCATGGTCCTCATTGATGCATCGACCAGATGGTCGCATGTGTGTCTACTATCCACACGGAACCTAGCCTTTGCACGCCTGCTTGCTCAGATGATAAGGCTGAGAGCACACTTTCCAGACTTCCCTCTTAAGACTATACGTCTAGACAATGCTGGTGAGTTCACGTCCCAAGCGTTTAATGAATATTGTATGTCCATGGGGGTAAGAGTAGAACACTCCGTGGCACATGTTCATACACAGAACGGCTTGGCCGAATCTTTCATTAAACGTATCCAGCTGATAGCCCGACCATTGCTAATAAAGTCTCATCTCTCGGTATCAGCATGGGGACATGCGGTTTTACATGCAGTGGAACTGATTCGCATCAGGCCATCTAGTGAGCATAGATATTCACCATCCCAACTACTTACGGGTCATGAGCCAGACGTGTCCCACATCAAGACATTCGGATGTGCCGTCTACGTTCCAATTGCTCTACCACAGAGAACTAAGATGGGACCACAGAGGAGGATGGGAATATACGTAGGATATGATTCCCCAAGCATTATAAAGTATCTTGAGCCAACAAACGGTGATTTGTTTAAGGCCAGATACGAAGACTCACAGTTTGATGAGTCAACATATCCGTCCTTAGGGGGAGATAACAACCGGTTGATCATTAAAGACTTAGAATGGTTTTGACCATCAATATCTTGGCAAGATCCTCGGACTAAAGATTGTGATATAGAAGTCCAAAAGATTATACATCTTCAAGAGCTAGCTAATCAATTGCCAGATACATTTGCTGACCCAAATAGAGTAACAATATCACACATCTCGGCTTGTAATGCACCTATAAGATTAGACGTCCAGAAGGGACAATGTCAAGTAGCTACAGAGTCTAAGCAACGTTTAAAACGTGGTAGACCAATTGGTTCCAAAGACAAACAGCCTCGGAAGTCCAAGAGAGGTAACCGTCCAGGACATAGATGGACCGGCCGAGCCGACCAGGACGGTCGAGCCAAGTAAGCCGGCCACACCCGATGATCTGGCCGTTCCTCATAGTGAGGTCCGGGACGCTGGGCTTCACGGGACACAAGAGTCGGACAACCAAGAGATCTCTATAGACCATATAATGTCTGGAAAATAATGGAACATAAAAGATATCAACGTTGATGATTTGTTTGCATACAAGGTGGCACTTGAGATCATGGATAAAGATGAGGATCTAGAACCCACGTCCATACAAGAATGCATGCTAAAATCAGATTGGATCAAATGGAAAGAAGCTATAAACGTGAAGTTAGAATCATTGAGAAAGAGAGGCGTTTTTGGCCCTATAATCCAGACACCAAGTGATGTCAAACCAGTGGGATACAAATGGGTCTTTGTAAGGAAGAGAAACGAGAAAGGAGAAGTAGTGAGATACAAAGCACGGCTTGTAGCACAAGGATTCTCACAAAGACCAGGAATAAACTATGAGGAGACTTACTCCCCTGTGGTGGATGCATCTACATTAAGATATCTAATCAGTCTGGCCGTGAAAGAGAACATAGATTTACGCCTAATGGATGTAGTGACtgcatatttatatggaccagtGGATAATGAAATTCATATGAGAGTTCCAGAGGGTATTGAGCTCAAAGATAAGAAAGGTTCTCGAGAACAACATTGCATTAAGTTGAATAAAGCCTTATACGGTTTAAAGCAATCAGGTCGAATGTGGTACAAAAGGTTATCCGAGTACCTAGTGAAAGAGGGTTATAAGAATGATCCAATAAGTCCATGTATATTCATACATAAATTCGACAACAAGGGCTTTGTGATAATGTCAGTTtatgtggacgacctgaatatAATAAGAACCCCTGGAGAGATTTTCCAAACCGTTGAGTGTTTAAAGAAAGAGTTCGAGATGAAAGATTTAGGGAAAACTAAGTTTTGTTTGGGATTACAGTTTGAGTATGTAGAGAAAGGAATCCTTGTGCATCAAGAAACTTATACAGAAAAGATACTCAAGCAATTCAATATGGACCAGGCTCATCCCTTGACGAGTCCTATGGTCGTGAGGTCCTTAGACCTTGAGAAGGATCCATACGGACCTAAGAAGCCGGACTAGGAAGCACTCGGACCGGAGGTGCCTTACCTAAGTGCCATTGGGGCCTTAATGTATTTGGCTAGTCATACTAGACCGGACATCAGCTTTGCCGTGAGCTTATTATCTAGATTCGGTTCATGTCTAACCTTAAGGCACTGGAACAGAGTGAAACATCTGTTCAGATATCTGCAAGGAACAAAGGATCTCGGTTTGTTCTACACCAACCGACCAGGAGAGAGTTTGGTTAGATATGCAGATGCTGGGTACTTATCCGACCCACACCAGGCTAGATCTCAAACAGGTTATGTGTTTATACACAGTGGAGCCCCAATATGCTGGCGTTCCACTAAGCAAACCTTAGTGGCCACATCATCCAATCACGCCGAGATCATAGCCATGTATGAGGCAAGCCGTGAGCTTGTTTGGTTGAGGAACATGACCGGCCATGTCTTAAGAGAGAGTGGTCTGGCCATGGGACAAGAGAAAGAAGGGCCAACCATCATGTACGAGGACAATGCAGCGTGCATTGCTCAGCTCAAGGAAGGATACATCAAGGGAGATAGGACAAAGCACATCCTGCCCAAGTTCTTCTTCACCCACGACTTGCAGAAGACAAAGGAGGTTCAAGTAGTTCAAGTTCGATCCAGTGACAACTCAGCCGACCTCTTCACCAAGTCTCTGCCAACCTCAACGTTCAGGAAGCTGGTTCATCAGATAGGGATGCGCCGGCTGAAGGATCTTCAGTGATGCCTTCATCAGGGGGAGTGTCAtgcgttgtactctttttcttgtctatggtttccatttttcccatcttgggtttttggttttccTAGAGAAATTTTAACGTGGCAACATCGTGCATGATACAAGCCCATATGGTTATAgcatccaagggggagtgttagGAATAATGTGGATTGCTAGTAACCATACCAAGGAAGAACGGACCGCGTCCGGCCCAAGACCAAGACCGCGTCCGTATAGGAGAGAGAGGCGGCCAAAGATTAAGCCGACTATAGATTAGGATGATTTCCTTTTTactttatgtttatttttaagtaGTTTTCTTATTTCATTTAGGATAAAgatttgtactctttccatttatcTATTCCTTGTAATCTCTATATAAGAGAACATTTTGATTCAAGTAATAAACAAACGATTTCCCCAATTGTTCACAACAGTTTAAACAGTAAGAAAGtatttttagttttactaaTCATTTTATAATCTAACGTGAAAATGACAAAAGGTCATGGTCGGAGTAGAGAAAAAGAATGTGGACGAAAGGAAAAAGTTTGACTTGTTTAGTCCCCAACTGTCAATTTTCCAGCAAGACATATACATACTCGCTTTATTGCTAAAACGTTGATATAAAATAAGAATATATTTTAAGAACCTAGTATTTATTACTAGATTCTTTACTGTTGTATATATACAAGCTGCTCGAGTGGTCTTTTTTACAGTAAAGCAGTCTCCTCAAAAGagtaaagaaagagaaaaagagagaatatgGATCCTGAAGGTTTCACGAGTGGCTTATTCCGATGGAACCCAACTAGAGCAATGGTTCAAGCACCAACTGCGATTCCTCCaccgcagcagcagcagcaatcGCCGGCAACACCGCAGACGGCAGCGTTTGGAATGCGACTAGGTGGTTTGGAGGGTTTGTTCGGTCCTTATGGAGTACGTTTTTACACGGCGGCGAAGATAGCAGAGCTAGGATTTACGGCGAGCACGTTGGTGGGCATGAAGGACGAGGAGCTTGAGGATATGATGAATAGCCTCTCTCATATCTTTCGTTGGGAGCTTCTTGTTGGTGAACGGTACGGTATCAAAGCTGCTGTTAGAGCTGAACGAAGACGACtgcaagaagaggaagaggaggaatCGTCTAGACGCCGTCATTTGCTACTCTCC
This genomic window contains:
- the LOC103873461 gene encoding uncharacterized protein LOC103873461 — encoded protein: MSKIANRDYAALNLSGDNYLQWALDTRISLKSKGLGDTITEDNNENEKNRYMAISFMRYHLIEGLKDHYMTIENPLDLWNALKHRYDHQKMVLLPKARHDWMHLRFLDFKSVDEYNSALFKIVSILRLCGEEVSDMMMLEKTYMTFNQSNSVLQEQYRTKGFATYTDLISCLLLAETNNELLMKNSGARPAGTAPLPEAHEIEKKDPKESYYAQDNKRPHGNGCGGYKRRGLDNPNGRVSYSTGRKGNHNNCGRGSNYGRGRGSYGRGRGGISKPSYTSKSVCHRCGMDNHWAKNCRTPKHLCDLYQESLKNKNPETNMIQETGHDDKRHGYDADKEFNQDDLMDFETSDCLKD
- the LOC117126111 gene encoding secreted RxLR effector protein 161-like gives rise to the protein MYLASHTRPDISFAVSLLSRFGSCLTLRHWNRVKHLFRYLQGTKDLGLFYTNRPGESLVRYADAGYLSDPHQARSQTGYVFIHSGAPICWRSTKQTLVATSSNHAEIIAMYEASRELVWLRNMTGHVLRESGLAMGQEKEGPTIMYEDNAACIAQLKEGYIKGDRTKHILPKFFFTHDLQKTKEVQVVQVRSSDNSADLFTKSLPTSTFRKLVHQIGMRRLKDLQ